The genomic segment AGTTCAGTCTCTCCAGCGCTGATGCGATTGCGGACGGCCGCGAGCTCTGTTTCGGTGCGTCGAATATCGGCGTCACGAGCTGCGATGTCTTGACTGAGCCGATCGCGTTCAGCTTCCAGGGTCTGACGTTGGGCCTGCAGTGGTGCGAGTTCTTCACGCAGCCGACCGGCCCGCTGCTTGGCTTCCTCAAGCTTCCTCTCCACCTCCTGAGTTTCAGCTCGGGCCGTCCGTCGATCCTTTTCGGCAGAGGCAAGGGCGATTCTGTTTTGTTCGAGTTCCGCCAGATTGACTTTCAGTTGCTGTCGGCTCTCATTGAGCTTCTGCTGCAGCGCGTCGAGTTCGAACAAGCCGACGCGTAGTTGGCGACTCACCAGCAGCATCAGGCCAAGGGAGAGGGCACTGATCAGGCTGCCGGTGAGAACCGTGATGACAACGGCTGTACGCCGAGGTCGCATATTGAATAAGCTCAGCCTAGCTTTGCCAACCCGGCTTCCCAAACGATCGCCAAGGGTCGAGAGCACTCCACCGAGGATGAGCAACGACAGGACGAGCAGCCAGCCGCTCACTGGCTACTCCCTGCAGGCATGACCTGTTCAGCTGAACCGCTTGGCCAGAGCGATTGGATCCAGCACGGTGATCTTCTTGCGATCAATCTGCACCAATCCTGATTGGCGCAAGTCTCCCAGCAGGCGGGTGATCGTGACGCGGGTGGATCCGATCGCTTCAGCGATCGCCTGGTGAGAGAGGCGAAGGTCGATCGTGATGCCGAGGTCATCAGGGACACCGAAATCTCGGCAAAGCACCAGCAGGAAACTCACCAGACGGGAGGACATGTCGCGGTGCGTGAGGGTCTCAATCATCGTTTCCGTCTGAAGGATCCGACTGGACAGTCCCTGCAGCAGTCGCAGGCCAACGGCGGTGTCCGCTTCGATTGCAGCGCGAACGGAGGCTGCGGGGGCGGTCACCATCTCAACGCGGGTGAAGGCGACAGCGTGATAAAAGCGGTCGGATCGATGTCCCGTCAGCAGCGAGAGCACCCCGAACAGGCTGTTTTCTCGAAGAAGAGCCACGGTGATTTCTTCACCTGATTCATAGACGCGGGACAGGCGAACCGCTCCACGGCGGATCAGGTAGACGCGCTCCGCTGGATCACCTGGGAAAAAGATTGTCTTATTGCGTTCCACCAGTTCGCTGCTGGCACCATCGAGATCACGGATCACATCGAGCAAGGAGCGGCTCGAGGGAGCCTGCGACGCCAATGCTGATGGAGGCACGGTTGGGGAGTAGCGAGTGAAACCACTGCTGGCTGCATTCATGGTTTCGCCGCTTGGATCAATCTTCCTCTCAGGAAGCTAAGGATCGACGAAGGTTCATCCTGTAACAGTCATTACTATTTGTCTGCCGTCTTCCCGGTGCTTCAGGCTCTGGAGCGGATGTAGGCCTCTGTTTGGGCGGAGAACAGGCTCTGCAGGCCGGGTTCGGCGAGATCAAGGAGTTGATTCAGTTGCTCGCGGCTGAATGGAGCCCGTTCGGCTGTCCCCTGGATTTCAAGCAGTCGTCGATCAGACGCCATCACCACATTCAGGTCCACCTCCGCTCGACTGTCTTCGCTGTAGTCCAGGTCGAGCAGGGCCGTTCCATCGACCAGGCCAACGGACACAGCAGCGACCTGATTGATCAGTGGGTCGCGTTCGAGCAGGCCACGATCCAGCAGAACGTCTGTCGCGTGACGCAGGGCAAGCCAGGCTCCTGTGACCGCCGCCGTTCTGGTGCCGGCATCGGCCTGGATCACATCGCAGTCGATCAGCAGACTGCGTTCGCCAAGGGCCTGCATGTCCATGACGGCTCGCAGACTTCGGGCAATCAAGCGTTGGATCTCCTGCGTGCGACCCGACAGTTTCATGAGTTCTCTTGGCTGGCGTTCAGGCGTGGAGCCGGGCAGGAGCCGGTACTCGGCTGAAATCCAGCCCAGCCCCTCTCCCTGACGCCAGCGGGGCACCTTGTCCTCCAGGCAGACACTGCACAGCACTGAGGTTTGGCCCGTCTGAACGATCAGTGAGCTGAGTGCGAATCCCATGGGGTTCCAGCTGACGCTGAAGGGTCTCAAGTCGTTGATGTCGCGGCCGTCTCGGCGAGAAGCGAATTGATCACTCATGGAATGATTGGACAGCACACCACAGGTAGTGTCAATGGGCTTGATCCTCATGAACTCGCCGCTACATTCAAGGTCTTCCGGGGTGTCCGGTTGACCATCACCGTGATGACCGCCAGCCTGAAATCCACGCGCACTCAATCGGCGGAGCTCCCCAGCCAGGACTCGCTGGTCCTTGATCAAGCCGGTTTGCTTCCCCTGCCGTCGGTTCCCTCGAGGGCTCCACTGCATCTTGTCGAGGCTGAAGGTCAGCTGCAGGTGCATACCGCTCCCTATCGGGGCAGTTTTTCAACGGTCTTCAGTCAGGCGGTGCGTGCAGCGGGGCTCGGAAGTCGGGTGTTGATCGCACAATTCCTCAAGGGTGGTGTCCAGCAGGGTCCTGCCGGTTGCGTCAATCTCTGTGGGGGGCTGGCCTGGTTGCGGCCAGACGTTGAGGCCTGCCTGTCGGAAGCTGGTCTTGAGCAGGCCAGGCCGGCAGTGGCAGAGGTGTGGCACACCTGCCGTCACCACCTGATGCAAGGCGATCTCGATCAACTGGTGCTTGATGAACCAGGACTTGCGGTGGCGTTGGGTTATCTCGATGAGCAGGAGTTGATTGACGCTCTTGAGCAGCGGCCCGGCTCGATGGATGTGATCATCACCGGACCTGCCATTCCCGCCAGCGTGATGTCCATGGCCGACCAGGTGACTGAATTGCGACGAGGTTTCTGATGCTGAAAAGCGATCGCTGGATCACTGAGCAAGCCGCCCAAGGGATGATCAGTCCTTTTCAGAAGGGGTTGGTGCGTCATCTGGATCCCAAGAACCGCGAGCGCCCCGTTCTCAGTTTCGGTTGCTCGTCCTACGGCTACGACCTCAGGTTGTCTCCGCAGGAATTCATGATTTTCCGGCACGTTCCAGGGACCGTGATGAACCCGAAGCGGTTCAATCCGGCCAACCTGGAGCCCACCCCTCTGCATCAGGACGAGGATGGTCAGTACTTCATCCTTCCGGCCCATTCCTATGGATTGGGAGTGGCCCTGGAGAAACTCCAGGTTCCGCCGAACATCACGGTGATCTGCCTCGGCAAGAGCACCTATGCCCGCCTCGGGATCATTGTGAACACCACTCCCGCAGAAGCGAGTTGGGAGGGACATCTCACCCTGGAGTTCAGTAACAGCTCCGGAGCCGACTGTCGTATTTATGCCAGTGAGGGCATCTGTCAGTTGCTGTTTTTCGAAGGGGATCCCTGCGACACGACGTACAGCGACCGAGCAGGGAAGTACCAGCATCAACCGGAAAAGGTCACCCTCGCCAGGGTTTGATCACATCAAAGCTGAACTAATCTTGTTGATATTCCATTGCTATCCAAATCAATATCTCCCTAAGTTTCAAAACAAAAACGATCAATCAATGCGTGAAATATTATCTTGAATGTTGTTGTAAGCCATAGCAGGAGTTAATTCCAGATGTATCTCTTTCGCTGGAGTAATTATTTTTTGATGAATTTATGAGTGCATGATTCCTGTCAGTGGAGATTGACGATTAACGGTCCCAGTAGGTTTTTATTGCCTATCGAAGACTGCTTCATTTGTGTCCATAGAAAATTTTATATGGACACAAATGAAAACTATTACTCAGAAGAGAGTGATTGCCGCTTCTCGGCCTCGATGCGTTGCATGACATTGCGTGGGGGCTTGCGAAGAAGGTTCTCTCAGTTGAACTCTCCTTACGGCGCAAGCCGCGCCCTGTGCAGCCGACTTTTCTCATACCACTCGGCGAACTGCGGCGCCCAGGTGAGCAAATGAGGCCACATCAGATCGCAGAGCTGACGAATCTCAAGCTGGGCGTCGAGCTTGGCGCGTAGATCCATGAAGTGCAGAAACGCCCTCAGGCTGAAGCTCACAACGAAGTGCTGGCGGTAGTCGAACGGCAGGATGCCCCGGGCGTGCTCCTCAGCAAAACCCGCTCGCAACAGATCGCGATAACGCTCGGCGGCGGCTTGACAGTGCTTCAGATCCAGCTGTCTCTGATCCTGGGTGTAGGCATATTTTTTGCCTTGCCGATCGCTGTAGTCGCCGACCGGCCGCAGATAGAACACCTCCTCGAGGTCAAGTGCACCATCGGCGGCCCGACAGATGCGTTCGCCGGTGTATCGCATCGATTGGACGTCGAAGCTGACGCCCACCCTGTGGGTGCGGGCCTGCTGCATCACCGAGTGGGGGAACCAGCCCACGTTCAACACGATCTGGGCATGTTCGAGGGGGCCGTAGTGGCCACGCTCTCCAGAGAGCAGTCGTTTGACGCAGATCTCGCCCGCGCGTTGTTCATCGGGCCAGTTCTCGCGATCCCCGGCGACAAACCCCTCGCTGTAGTCCTGATGCATCGCGGCATAGACGCACCGCTGTGGATGAGGAGTTGCAGCGATCAGATCGACCCGGAAACGATCCATGGAGTTACCGATACGGCGTTGGCGTGATCATGGCGACCAGCAGCCAGCCCTGCTCATCAGCCGTGGCTTCGAGGGCCGGTGGTTGGTCCGGTTGTTGCAAGTTCATTGCCAGGAACCGGGCTGAGGCTGCCGATCCCCTGCAGGCCTGGCAGCTCCTTCTCCAGGATCAGAGCTTCACTGATTGCCATGAGATCCTCCGGCTGCCGCAGGCCGATGGAGCGCCCTCGCTGCATGCCATCGGGGCCAAACAGATCAAGCTGCGGGATGCCGTTGACGTCGTAACGGTCCACGAGGTCCTGCCAGCGCGGATTGTCGACATTCACCATCACGATGTCCAGCTTGCCTTGGGTGCTCTGTTCCAGGGAGAGCATGGCGGGGGCCATGGCGCGGCAGGCCTGGCACCAGTCCGCATAGAACTCGATCACCGTCGGGCGGCCGTTGTTCAGGGCGACATCCGGTTCCAGGGATCGCCGTGCCAGCTGTTCGAGAGGCGATTCACTCTGAAATCCACCGCGCACGGCAACCAGTGTCACGGCCAGGCCAAGGGCGACGGCCAGTAGAAGCAATTTCTGGGCCTGGCCCAGCAACGGCTGAGGCGTGCTGCCGGTCATCAAAAGCACTGCGTTGTCAGCACTCTGACAGGCCTGATCGGTGGGCGCGGCTAGCGTCCAACCATGGTCATTCTGCGCTGTCTCGTTCTGCCGCTGAGGGCTCCGTTGCTGCTGCTGCTGTTCGGTGTCGCGGTCCTGATGGGAAACCACTGGACGCTGCTGCAGCTGCATCTGGAAAACACCCGAAACATCAGTGCCCAGCTGTTTTGGACCGTTGAGGTCACCCAGGTCCTGGCTGTCGTGGTGATCTGCACCATGCCCGATCTGCTGATGCGACAGGTCTCCATGCTGATGGCAGCCAGTCGCGTCATCAGCCTGGTGATCACCCTGCTGCTGGTGATCACGCTCGGCATCTACGTGCTGCGGTTGAACTTGCTGTCGGACATCCTGATCATGGCCACCTCAATTCTGCTGGCGCGTCTGGATCTCAGTCGTATCGGAGTCAGCCCACCCTCTGCCATAACCGGATGTCTGTTGTTCATCCTGGTGATCAGCGGATTGCTGGTTGGCCATGCTCTACCCAGCCCCGTTTTGTTCGCAGACGCCTGAGCTCAGGTCGGCGTAACGCAACAGGTTGTCCATCACTTTTTTTGTGTAGTAGCGGGTTTCCGGATAGGGAATTCGTTCCACCCAGAGTTCCGGTGCTGTGTCGAGCTCGTCGTTTCGCCAGCCTTCGACGGTTCCAGGCCCTGCGTTGTAACTTGCGATTGCCAGCAATGGGTGACCTTGCCATTGCTCCAACAGCTGTTTCAGGTAGGCAGCACCAAGGTTGATATTCAGTTCAGGGTCATCGAGTTCATGAGCCTCAAGCGGTCGGCCTGCCAGCTCAGCGGCGGTGGCCGGCATCAGTTGCATCAGGCCGGCGGCGCCGACGACGGATCGCACGTCAGGGGTGAAGCGCGATTCCTGTTTGCTGATCCCGTACAGCAGGTTCGACGACACGTTCTCGTCCCTGGCAGCGGACTGGAACAGAGCGCTGAACAACCGTGGTGACTGGTTGCGTTGCAGACGTTCGGCCTCCTCGCAATTGGGGTGGCGCCAGCGCAGGCTGACTCTGAACAGCTGGTCCAAACCCATCCATGGATCTCCAACGGCGATGCGCAGGCGCCCCTCGACGAGTTGATCCGGATAGGAGGGCTCCTGTCCTGTTTCTCTGCGCGTGAGCCACTGGTCCCAGGCCTTGTCCATGAGGCCGAGGTCCCAGAGCTGGTTCACCAGGTCATCGCCACTGTTGAGTGGGTCAAGATCTACGGCTCCCTCTGCCGGCTGGCTGCTCTCCGCCCACTCAAGGTCAGGACGTTGCAGGTTGGGCAACGGAGTCCGGTGGAGACGCCGTTCCGCAAGCCAGCTGTAATACCCAGCCGGCTGCTGCTCGATCAGCTCCTGCCAATGGGATCTGGCGTTTGTTGTCTCGCCCAGGCGATCAGCGCTGAAACCAAGCCAGAACAGGCGCCGGGCTTCCAGGGGTTGGGGCAGGGTCCCGCTGGACAGTTTGGTCAACAGGGTGTTGGCTCTCTCCCACTGACCGGCCAGCAGGGCATCCCGTGAGAGATCCCACTGCAGCTGCCAGATCGCAGGGTCATCCGGCCACTGTTCGATCACCCGATCCGCATCCCATCCCTGCTCCAGCCGGACGCGACCTGCGGCCACCGCTGGGGACGACTGGGCGAGCGTCGACGGCAGGGCGTTGAGAATCTCCGCCTTTGGAACGAGAGGATCGCTGAGCAGTTTTGCTGCCTCGAGGCTGCTTGGGTGCCTCGGGTGCTCTCTGGTGAGGTTCAGCAGAAGCCGTTCTCCGCGACTGCCTTGTTCACGGTTGCCTCGCAGCAGTGTCCTGCCGATCGCCAGCGCTGTCTCTGGATCAGAGGCTCCCTCCGGCAGGCAGTCTTCGGCCGCGTCGGCGTCGCCAAGCTGGGCCAATCCACGCGCTAGGTGCTGGCGAGCGTTGTCATCAGGCGCCCACTGGCCCTGGTCCTCGCAGGCATCACGAAGACGGCCGGCCGCTCCCGGCCAGGTCACTCCCCAACGGGCGAGGTGAAGCGCCCCTTGATGCCCCTTGGTCTGCTCCGGATCAATGGCTTCCGCTGCCGACAGGGCTGCGGGATGACGGGGTTGACGCTCCAGAAGCTCAAACAGAAGGTCGGGCTCGGCGGCACCTAGTCGCCGTCGAGCCCAGGCGGAGGACGCAGACTCTGGAAAACGTTTGAGGAGGCTGCGCCAGAGATCCGTCGCCTGTTTTTGCCGGCCGAGGTCTGCGGCGGTTTCCGCCGCTAGTTCCAGTGAAATGGAGGCGAGGGGAGCGTTCCCCCAGCCCTGTCCAGCCAGGAGCCTGGCCATCCCAGTCGCGTCATCCCGTTCCCGGGCCGCCATCCTCAGGGCGGCGTCACGGCGCTGTTGCGGATCGATCGACCAGCGGTAGCGCCTCCAGAGCTGTCTGCTCTCGGTTGTCGAGGATGCCGTGTTCGCTCGATACCATTGCTGGATCCACTGCTGACCGAACCATGTCACCGTGAGGGCGCCGGCAGCGGTCCCGAGCAACAGCACAGCACCTCGTCGAGAACCCGCTGGCACGTGTCGGTCTGAACTGCTGGCATTCTGGTCGTCCTCCGCCATTGGGCCCGGCGATGTCGTCCAATCGATCCGTTGCCCGTCCTGGCCGCTGGCAGCGCTGGCGGGCGCTTGTGCTGGTCGGCATCGCATTGCTGGTCTGGGGCCTGCGCTGGCTGTGGCCACTGCAGGGCTGGCCGGGCTGGATCGTGGCGGTTCTCTTCGCCTGGGCGGGTCTTGAGCTGATCCGTCTCTGCTGGTTTCCCCATCGCTGGCGATGACTCGGGGCATGCATCAGGGTCCAGTGAACGGGCGGAGCGTGACCTGTCCCCTGCGGGTTTCTCAGACGGGGCAAGGCTTTTAAGCTGCAGTCCACGAATGAGACCCATGGTTCAAGGAGTTCTGTCTCCGATCGGCCCGTCACTTGGGGCTGCTGTTCCAGGGTTTGGAACCGATGGCATCCGCGGCAGGGTGGGCGAGGTCCTCACCCCTGCGCTCTGCCTTCAGATTGGATATTGGTGTGGGCGGATCCTGCCAAAGGATGGTGTGATCCTGATCGGGATGGATTCCCGTAGCAGCGGCTCGATGCTGGCTTCAGCCCTGACGGCCGGACTCACGGCGGCTGGCCGCGAGGTCTGGACGCTTGGCCTCTGCCCCACCCCTGCGGTTCCCCTGCTGATCCGTCAGCTGGGCGCGTCGGGTGGCCTGATGGTGTCTGCCAGCCATAACCCGCCGCAGGACAACGGAATCAAGGTGTTCGGTGCCGATGGCGCCAAGCTTGATGCTCAGCATCAGGCCTTGATCGAACAGGGGCTTCGCGGCGATCTGGACGCCACCGGAACCCCTGATCTCTGCTGTGGTCCATCGCTTCAGCGCCATGATCTGCTGTCGTTTTATCGCGACTGCCTCATCGCCTCCGTCGGCAACCACCGCCTTGATGGCGTCCCCATCGTTCTGGATCTCTGCTGGGGGTCCGCCACAGCCTGCGGAGCGGAGGTGTTTCAGGCCCTGGGGGCCGACCTAACCGTTCTGCACGGTGAGCCCGATGGGCAGCGCATCAATGTCGACTGCGGTTCCACGCAGCTTGAGCCGCTTCGGCAGGCCGTTGTGGAGCG from the Synechococcus sp. KORDI-100 genome contains:
- the rph gene encoding ribonuclease PH, giving the protein MSDQFASRRDGRDINDLRPFSVSWNPMGFALSSLIVQTGQTSVLCSVCLEDKVPRWRQGEGLGWISAEYRLLPGSTPERQPRELMKLSGRTQEIQRLIARSLRAVMDMQALGERSLLIDCDVIQADAGTRTAAVTGAWLALRHATDVLLDRGLLERDPLINQVAAVSVGLVDGTALLDLDYSEDSRAEVDLNVVMASDRRLLEIQGTAERAPFSREQLNQLLDLAEPGLQSLFSAQTEAYIRSRA
- the glmM gene encoding phosphoglucosamine mutase, whose product is MVQGVLSPIGPSLGAAVPGFGTDGIRGRVGEVLTPALCLQIGYWCGRILPKDGVILIGMDSRSSGSMLASALTAGLTAAGREVWTLGLCPTPAVPLLIRQLGASGGLMVSASHNPPQDNGIKVFGADGAKLDAQHQALIEQGLRGDLDATGTPDLCCGPSLQRHDLLSFYRDCLIASVGNHRLDGVPIVLDLCWGSATACGAEVFQALGADLTVLHGEPDGQRINVDCGSTQLEPLRQAVVERGAAMGFAFDGDADRMLAVDGRGRVVDGDHVLFLWGSVLQERQALPDQRLVATVMSNLGFERAWQRRGGLLERTPVGDQHVHAAMVSSGAALGGEQSGHILAASHGLCGDGLLTALQLATLCHDQGISLCDWLNRSFEAFPQRLVNVTVPDRGRRKGWTSCSPLVDALRTAEDAMGESGRVLVRASGTEPVLRVMVEAADPQDVETWTTRLASVADQHLNAA
- the thyX gene encoding FAD-dependent thymidylate synthase, with product MDRFRVDLIAATPHPQRCVYAAMHQDYSEGFVAGDRENWPDEQRAGEICVKRLLSGERGHYGPLEHAQIVLNVGWFPHSVMQQARTHRVGVSFDVQSMRYTGERICRAADGALDLEEVFYLRPVGDYSDRQGKKYAYTQDQRQLDLKHCQAAAERYRDLLRAGFAEEHARGILPFDYRQHFVVSFSLRAFLHFMDLRAKLDAQLEIRQLCDLMWPHLLTWAPQFAEWYEKSRLHRARLAP
- a CDS encoding cob(I)yrinic acid a,c-diamide adenosyltransferase — translated: MTASLKSTRTQSAELPSQDSLVLDQAGLLPLPSVPSRAPLHLVEAEGQLQVHTAPYRGSFSTVFSQAVRAAGLGSRVLIAQFLKGGVQQGPAGCVNLCGGLAWLRPDVEACLSEAGLEQARPAVAEVWHTCRHHLMQGDLDQLVLDEPGLAVALGYLDEQELIDALEQRPGSMDVIITGPAIPASVMSMADQVTELRRGF
- the ntcA gene encoding global nitrogen regulator NtcA, whose product is MNAASSGFTRYSPTVPPSALASQAPSSRSLLDVIRDLDGASSELVERNKTIFFPGDPAERVYLIRRGAVRLSRVYESGEEITVALLRENSLFGVLSLLTGHRSDRFYHAVAFTRVEMVTAPAASVRAAIEADTAVGLRLLQGLSSRILQTETMIETLTHRDMSSRLVSFLLVLCRDFGVPDDLGITIDLRLSHQAIAEAIGSTRVTITRLLGDLRQSGLVQIDRKKITVLDPIALAKRFS
- a CDS encoding thioredoxin domain-containing protein — encoded protein: MTGSTPQPLLGQAQKLLLLAVALGLAVTLVAVRGGFQSESPLEQLARRSLEPDVALNNGRPTVIEFYADWCQACRAMAPAMLSLEQSTQGKLDIVMVNVDNPRWQDLVDRYDVNGIPQLDLFGPDGMQRGRSIGLRQPEDLMAISEALILEKELPGLQGIGSLSPVPGNELATTGPTTGPRSHG
- a CDS encoding lytic transglycosylase domain-containing protein, whose translation is MPAGSRRGAVLLLGTAAGALTVTWFGQQWIQQWYRANTASSTTESRQLWRRYRWSIDPQQRRDAALRMAARERDDATGMARLLAGQGWGNAPLASISLELAAETAADLGRQKQATDLWRSLLKRFPESASSAWARRRLGAAEPDLLFELLERQPRHPAALSAAEAIDPEQTKGHQGALHLARWGVTWPGAAGRLRDACEDQGQWAPDDNARQHLARGLAQLGDADAAEDCLPEGASDPETALAIGRTLLRGNREQGSRGERLLLNLTREHPRHPSSLEAAKLLSDPLVPKAEILNALPSTLAQSSPAVAAGRVRLEQGWDADRVIEQWPDDPAIWQLQWDLSRDALLAGQWERANTLLTKLSSGTLPQPLEARRLFWLGFSADRLGETTNARSHWQELIEQQPAGYYSWLAERRLHRTPLPNLQRPDLEWAESSQPAEGAVDLDPLNSGDDLVNQLWDLGLMDKAWDQWLTRRETGQEPSYPDQLVEGRLRIAVGDPWMGLDQLFRVSLRWRHPNCEEAERLQRNQSPRLFSALFQSAARDENVSSNLLYGISKQESRFTPDVRSVVGAAGLMQLMPATAAELAGRPLEAHELDDPELNINLGAAYLKQLLEQWQGHPLLAIASYNAGPGTVEGWRNDELDTAPELWVERIPYPETRYYTKKVMDNLLRYADLSSGVCEQNGAG
- the dcd gene encoding dCTP deaminase, whose amino-acid sequence is MLKSDRWITEQAAQGMISPFQKGLVRHLDPKNRERPVLSFGCSSYGYDLRLSPQEFMIFRHVPGTVMNPKRFNPANLEPTPLHQDEDGQYFILPAHSYGLGVALEKLQVPPNITVICLGKSTYARLGIIVNTTPAEASWEGHLTLEFSNSSGADCRIYASEGICQLLFFEGDPCDTTYSDRAGKYQHQPEKVTLARV